AGCGAAGCCGAGGGATCTCTTAAGCTAAGCGTTGTGTTAGCACAGAGAGATTCTTCAGTCGCCTCTGGCTCCTTCAGAATGACATATGCCGGTTTTATGCATGTGTGACGGCGTACCGGCCAATGCGTATGTAGCGACTAGGAGCGTGCTGGCAATATTTGGTATATAATAGAAGAGATGGGCTCGGGTAGCCTATCAGTAACATACCGGAGGTTCTTGTGAGTCACCATGAGATGGCAAAAGCCGAGATAAATGAGTTAAAAGGGGCGGCGCCCCCACCGAGGATGATCGCTTGGGAGATTACGCGAAGCTGCAATCTGGCGTGTGTCCATTGCCGCGCATCCGCGCTGCACGGACAATACGAGGGAGAACTCACCACCGACGAGGCGAAAGCGCTTCTAGATAATATAAAATCGTTTAGCAACCCGATTATAATTCTGACCGGCGGCGAGCCGCTGGAACGCCCTGATTTCTACGAGATAGCGAAGTATGGGCGAGAAATCGGGCTTCGCATGGTGCTTGGAACGAATGCCACGCTTATGACCCCGGAAATCGCCGCTAAGCTAAAAGAGGTCGGCATCCCCAGGATGAGCGTGAGCATCGATTTCCCGACCGCCGAGAAACACGACGAGTTCAGGGGCCTTACCGGTGCGTTCGAGCAGGCGGTAAGGGGCATCAAAATAGCCCGGGAAGCCGGCGTCGAGGTACAGATAAACTCGACTATCACCAAACTCAATGTCGATTACCTCGACGACCTTCTGAAATTCTCGAAAGAGGTCGGCGCGGTCGCTTTCCATCCGTTCCTGCTCGTTCCGACGGGACGCGGCAAAGACCTCGAAGAGCAGGAACTCCCGCCCGAAGATTACGAGCGCACCCTAAATTGGGTCTACGATATGCAAAAAGCAGAAAAAGATATCTTCTTCAAACCGACCGACGCGCCGCACTATTTCAGGATAATGCACCAGCGGGCGAAGGAAGACGGCGAGAAAGCCTCGAAGATGATGGCCGGGCACCCGCACGCCTCACGCGGCCTTGAGACGATGACGAGGGGTTGCCTCGGCGGTATCGGGTTCTGCTTTATAAGCC
The Actinomycetota bacterium genome window above contains:
- the ahbD gene encoding heme b synthase, with the translated sequence MAKAEINELKGAAPPPRMIAWEITRSCNLACVHCRASALHGQYEGELTTDEAKALLDNIKSFSNPIIILTGGEPLERPDFYEIAKYGREIGLRMVLGTNATLMTPEIAAKLKEVGIPRMSVSIDFPTAEKHDEFRGLTGAFEQAVRGIKIAREAGVEVQINSTITKLNVDYLDDLLKFSKEVGAVAFHPFLLVPTGRGKDLEEQELPPEDYERTLNWVYDMQKAEKDIFFKPTDAPHYFRIMHQRAKEDGEKASKMMAGHPHASRGLETMTRGCLGGIGFCFISHVGQVQPCGYFEKAAGNVKERSFKEIWETSPLFTDLRDYDKLKGKCGICEFKRVCGGCRARAFEVTGDYLAEEPYCVYEPKAGKRAAATGSGCGAPGC